One stretch of Candidatus Saccharibacteria bacterium oral taxon 488 DNA includes these proteins:
- a CDS encoding prepilin-type N-terminal cleavage/methylation domain-containing protein, with protein sequence MTRRYRQYGFTLVELMLAMAFVSVLLLAIATIAIQAGKLYNRGLTLKSINQSGREISDSLRRDFLQANAGKISGNANLAVVMVQAGGADRSGRLCLGDYSYVWNVPKVVSGEVKAGAGIITEVGGPHSGRPINFARVIDPDGMLCQKNETTGAYMSTVATDKVTHLLKPAGSNDVVLAIHQMKAARVAGDSGADSLYRLEFVLGTSQLEAVNTANGTCKPPADNSENLDFCAINSFEMIVRTNG encoded by the coding sequence ATGACACGGCGGTATAGACAATATGGATTTACCTTGGTTGAACTGATGCTGGCGATGGCATTTGTGTCGGTGTTGCTACTGGCGATTGCTACGATAGCAATCCAGGCCGGCAAGCTGTATAATCGAGGCCTCACGCTCAAAAGTATCAATCAGTCCGGCCGCGAAATTAGCGATAGCTTGCGGCGCGACTTTTTGCAGGCTAATGCCGGCAAGATAAGTGGTAATGCTAATTTGGCCGTTGTCATGGTGCAGGCGGGTGGTGCTGATCGGAGCGGCCGACTCTGCCTCGGTGACTATTCATATGTCTGGAATGTGCCAAAGGTTGTCTCTGGAGAAGTGAAGGCCGGTGCGGGTATTATTACCGAAGTTGGTGGGCCGCATTCTGGTCGTCCGATTAATTTTGCTCGAGTGATTGACCCAGATGGTATGCTGTGCCAGAAAAATGAAACAACGGGGGCGTACATGTCAACAGTCGCGACGGATAAAGTGACACATCTTCTCAAGCCAGCCGGGTCGAATGATGTGGTGCTGGCAATTCATCAAATGAAAGCAGCGCGAGTGGCGGGTGATAGCGGGGCAGACAGTCTGTATCGTTTGGAATTTGTCCTTGGAACCAGTCAGCTTGAGGCGGTCAATACAGCTAATGGCACCTGTAAGCCACCGGCGGATAACAGTGAGAATCTCGACTTTTGCGCAATAAATAGCTTTGAGATGATTGTGAGGACAAATGGATAA
- a CDS encoding type II secretion system protein, with product MKRWQSGFTIVEVVLFLAITGLLTVGLLAGVSAALRQQQYHDAVQSFAGFIRDQYSRVISIENDRGDRDTCPVKGATNDGARGQSNCVVVGRYIKSTNSEARSFTAYPLYALKRSGVWTYSYSESEANTYTVGWGAQVRSLTATNTIGRELALLIYRDPDSGQVIVRTNDAPYSPANINNFIRNMQPNGGMYTADLQLRQREFCIYDTGWSVGQRLSVFLGAKAGSSEAVTVGHATKGCDNEATA from the coding sequence ATGAAGCGGTGGCAATCCGGGTTTACAATCGTTGAAGTGGTGTTGTTCTTGGCGATCACCGGCCTATTGACCGTTGGCTTGTTAGCTGGCGTGAGCGCTGCGCTGCGTCAACAGCAGTATCATGACGCTGTTCAATCGTTCGCCGGCTTTATTCGTGATCAGTATAGCCGAGTGATTAGTATCGAGAATGATCGGGGCGATCGCGACACATGTCCTGTTAAGGGTGCAACAAACGACGGAGCTCGGGGCCAGTCGAATTGCGTTGTCGTTGGTCGTTATATCAAGTCAACGAATTCCGAGGCACGTTCATTTACCGCCTATCCGCTGTACGCTCTGAAACGCTCGGGAGTGTGGACGTATAGTTACAGTGAGAGCGAGGCAAATACCTATACGGTTGGCTGGGGTGCGCAGGTACGCTCGCTCACGGCAACCAATACCATTGGTAGAGAACTGGCTTTATTAATATACCGCGATCCAGATAGCGGGCAGGTTATCGTACGCACGAATGATGCGCCGTATTCACCAGCTAATATTAATAATTTTATTCGCAATATGCAGCCGAATGGCGGTATGTATACGGCCGATTTACAGCTGCGGCAGCGAGAGTTTTGTATCTATGATACTGGCTGGTCAGTTGGCCAGAGACTGTCAGTCTTTTTGGGGGCAAAGGCTGGCTCGAGCGAGGCAGTGACGGTCGGTCATGCGACAAAGGGGTGCGATAATGAAGCGACGGCATAG
- a CDS encoding nucleoside-diphosphate kinase, producing MCGIERTLIVFKPDAVQRGIVGEILQRFERVGLKIIGVKMVAPGREHYFAHYETIGKMVTRRGEEIFDMTLDMMMDGPVIAMVLEGVEAVAVVRKIVGPTEPKSADMGTIRGDYSHVSFGYANECQKGVPNLIHASGDPDEAAQEVAHWFKPEELMDYATLNEKFTR from the coding sequence ATGTGTGGCATTGAACGAACACTGATTGTGTTCAAGCCTGATGCAGTACAGCGGGGGATCGTCGGCGAAATCTTGCAGCGGTTTGAGCGTGTTGGTCTCAAGATTATCGGTGTCAAGATGGTAGCTCCGGGTCGTGAGCATTACTTTGCGCACTACGAAACGATTGGCAAGATGGTGACCCGTCGTGGTGAAGAAATTTTTGACATGACGCTTGATATGATGATGGACGGGCCGGTTATCGCTATGGTTCTTGAAGGAGTTGAAGCGGTTGCCGTGGTGCGTAAAATTGTTGGCCCAACCGAGCCAAAGTCTGCCGATATGGGTACGATTCGTGGTGACTATTCGCATGTTAGCTTTGGCTACGCCAACGAGTGCCAGAAGGGTGTGCCGAACTTGATTCACGCATCGGGTGATCCTGACGAGGCGGCGCAAGAAGTCGCCCACTGGTTTAAACCCGAAGAGTTGATGGATTATGCGACGTTAAACGAAAAGTTTACTCGGTAG
- a CDS encoding PH domain-containing protein, whose amino-acid sequence MTKKAKLDKSFDGQRDGEELLFVFRRHIIAMRKGFYLLLIPMTIGALPYLIWQDNLNLLWVFLGSFIFGLVLFGYHFLMWFYTYYIVTNQRLRQITQHGFFGKDVIELKLAKVQNISYVVPGFTGEMFKFGTIVIQTFVGDLVIKNVEHPDKIYNKLQDAVDLAAERSDHAKEDNEG is encoded by the coding sequence ATGACGAAGAAAGCCAAATTAGATAAATCATTTGATGGCCAGCGCGATGGCGAGGAGTTGCTGTTTGTGTTTCGCCGGCATATTATTGCTATGCGTAAGGGTTTTTATCTATTACTCATCCCGATGACGATTGGCGCGCTGCCGTATCTTATTTGGCAGGATAATCTCAATCTTTTATGGGTATTTCTCGGCAGCTTCATCTTTGGACTCGTTCTGTTTGGTTATCATTTTTTAATGTGGTTTTATACATATTACATTGTGACAAATCAGCGACTTCGCCAGATAACGCAGCATGGTTTTTTTGGTAAGGATGTAATTGAACTTAAACTAGCGAAAGTCCAGAATATCAGTTATGTCGTGCCTGGTTTTACGGGCGAAATGTTCAAATTTGGTACAATAGTTATTCAGACGTTTGTCGGGGACCTTGTCATTAAAAATGTCGAGCACCCAGATAAGATTTATAATAAGCTGCAAGATGCGGTGGACCTCGCTGCTGAAAGGAGTGATCATGCTAAAGAAGACAACGAAGGGTAA